The window AGGAATGCTTTATGTTCTAAATACTAATTATTCACTCTCTCCCTTGTACAATACTTAACCAACTAACACCACTACAGCACCAAACGACTCCTTTGTTGCTCTGGCCTTCCCCTTAAAGAAACAGAAAGCCAAATGCAATAATGTTCAAGGTAAAAGAGGCACACTAAAGTTGGTGCTGAGGGACTTGGCTTATTAAATGCTGATCATCCCCtccatttcttttcaaaatcaaattgacCCTTCTGGCCTTCTCTTCCTCCTTCTTTCTAAGCATCATACTTCTTCTCTccattgtttcatttttatttccaattcttcaagtgaAAGGAATATAGGAACTTGAAGTGATGAAAACAACAGAATGTTAAAGGAAGCTTTGATGTGAGGTGAGGTGAGGAAATcacaagaggaatttgaaaatgagtaCAGCAAGATTCATCAAGTGTGTTACTGTGGGAGATGGAGCCGTGGGAAAGACATGTATGCTCATCTCTTACACCAGCAACACATTCCCCACGGTACGAAAACACATGATGTTTTAGTTGTTTGAATGTGTTAAGTTTTAGTTTGTGTTTAACTTGCtcttgttggaaaaaaaaaaaacaggactATGTGCCTACAGTTTTTGACAACTTCAGTGCAAATGTGGTGATTGATGGAAGCACAGTTAATCTAGGATTATGGGACACTGCTGGTAAGTACTTTCTGAAggtgattaagaaaaaaagtacTCACCACTCACTACTACATTACCAAGCAGTTGTATTGTAATGTGCATAGTATATTGTGGTGAAAAGAAGGCTTCTATCACTAAAACTGGATATTCCTTAATTCTTGATATGGTTATTACTTTTCGATGCTTTACTCATTTATTGTAGCTTCATAAATTCAGGACAGGAGGATTACAACAGGCTTAGGCCTTTGAGCTACAGAGGAGCAGATGTGTTTTTGCTGGCATTTTCCCTCCTCAGCAGAGCCAGCTATGAAAATATCTCTAAGAAGGTTTTTTTGCCGAGTCTCTTAATTATCCCTCAATCATATGACACATTTACACCTACCAATTTTACACGTATACATCTTATATTTGTCTCTGAGCTGTGATATGGTATAATTCCAGCCAAACATAATCTGACACTAGGCCCATTTTGTGCAGTGGATCCCTGAACTGAGACATTATGCCCCAATTGTGCCAATTGTACTTGTGGGAACCAAACTTGGTATCAGCTAATACTATAAAAATTACTTGACATTTTGGTATTACTTAAGCTACCTATAAGTGTTTTTCATAGTTATGTGATGTTTATAATTGGCTGCAGATTTGAGGGAAGATAGGCAATATTTGATTGATCATCCTGCGGCCACACCTATAACTACTGCTCAGGCAAGTCACTTGCATTCTATGTTCTAACAAAAACCGTTTTCTTGTTGCTggcatagaattttttttattttgttttcaaatacaTTTGAATGTTAATGTTGGGCAGGGAGAAGAGCTGAAGAAGGAAATTGGTGCTGCTGTGTATATAGAATGCAGCTCAAAGACTCAGCAGGTTCTTATTTTCAATGCTTATACTAGAAGGTTTTAGATACCATCAAAGCAAATTGCACTAGAAGGGTCCTAATAGGgacacaatataaaataataccaAACATCTTCAGACTTCAGGTTTTAAGTTATATGAGGACATGAGCCaattattgtttaaatattaACTGCATtagattttacaaaatcaatatgCCCACACCATTTTTCTGTGCAACTTTTAACTCTATTTCTACATGCTTAAACAGTAGAAAAATGGTTCTAAAATCAAAAACAGTATGCGCATCTTTTTCCTAGATCATTTCACCTAACAAAGCATCtatcaagaataaaatatatacagtGAAAACATCTTTTTCAACGCAACTGTATAGTAACCATTGCACTTAGTCATTTTGCTGCAGATGTCAGACTACttgtaaattatttgttttgtttttataaattttgtgtcTGAAGTATctttcttggaagacattgAATGTGGTACATGGCATCATTGTCTTCGTGATAGATATATATTATAGTGTATAACCATATATAAAAGTTACTCTATCAACTTGTGCAACAAGCTTGAAAGTAAATAAGGTTATTAGCCTCAGCGTAATTTTATGTCTGTGATGCAATGTTTCAGAATGTGAAGGCTGTGTTTGACGCTGCAATCAAGGTTGTTCTGCAGCCATCAAAGCCAAAGAAAAAACGAAAGAAGAACAGAACATGCGTTTTCCTTTAATTGGTATTCATTTGATTTGCATCATGTAACATTCGTACCCTTCCCCTAAGTTttccttctgtttttttttactttatttgatTGCAAGAATCGCCCTTTCTGAACGTATGTATTCCAAACTCTACCCTCTTTCGGTTTTCCAATACTTTTTATTGCTGGTGGATCTAAATGATGTTGTATCTACTGGATAAatacaaggaaagaatgtactcaattaaagataatttttgtgATAAGAAAAGTATAATAGCATTAATCATCACTTTTGTGTTGCTCAGCATCTTTGTTTTTCTTAGCACTGTTCTCTTCTCTAAGTTATGGTTAAATTTCCCATCATAATTTTTGTCGTTAACCATTTTTCAAATCCTTCACGAGGTGCAATAAGCATAGCTTTGTCATTTGTGTTTAACGGGGACTTAAAGGTTAAGTAGCTAGAATCATTATTGATTCTGAAGTCTGAATTCACATAAAAGGCAATGACATCTTGTCAAGCTATTGCTATGATTGGTTACATAAATCtggtattatatttatatattgcaCCTCCGAAGTATTCTATATAGCTGCGAGTCAAGTGATAGGGAATTCTTGAGTGGTTCTTCGTTGTGAACTTTATCATTcggtatttataatattcatgTGGAGTTTGCAAGGAGGGAAAAGAACAATTTTTCTCTTCGAATTTTTCTACAAGCTCGATATTCGGATTTGACAGTGGAATAATGCGATtggaagaataaaaatatttaaataaatttatcgaAAGATAAAACTGTCaccaaaatataattgaattaaaataaatattagaaaactcatttgattagaaaagaaagagaCTAATATGTAAAGTTTTGGTACTTTAATTGGGCATTTGctgtatgaaattttttaatatccGAAAATCATGTCCCatagaaattatatttcatgagaataatattttttaacaaagtagtaaaacatgttttatttatttaaaatattttgagaaatgagatacataattataaataaaaaatatgttttcttggtGAGACTATCAGACTCtcattctctttcattctttttattatattattgatatgAAATATCGATTGATTTTGTGATATAATCGAGTAAAAGTCTAATCATTTCAAATATCTTTTGTAATGGAT of the Glycine max cultivar Williams 82 chromosome 13, Glycine_max_v4.0, whole genome shotgun sequence genome contains:
- the LOC100816833 gene encoding rac-like GTP-binding protein RAC2, with the translated sequence MSTARFIKCVTVGDGAVGKTCMLISYTSNTFPTDYVPTVFDNFSANVVIDGSTVNLGLWDTAGQEDYNRLRPLSYRGADVFLLAFSLLSRASYENISKKWIPELRHYAPIVPIVLVGTKLDLREDRQYLIDHPAATPITTAQGEELKKEIGAAVYIECSSKTQQNVKAVFDAAIKVVLQPSKPKKKRKKNRTCVFL